From Pseudarthrobacter equi, a single genomic window includes:
- a CDS encoding quinone oxidoreductase family protein, giving the protein MTHAIVARQAGGPEVLEYTEVDRPVPGPGQLLVKVGAAGVNFIDTYKRGGVYKVQYPFIPGSEAAGTVEAVGDGVTAFTAGDRVATAEGINCYADYALVDEDAALPVPAGLDDFTAAALPLQGMTAHYLMNSTFKVEPGHTVLLHAGAGGVGLLLIQLLKARGAQVITTVSTDEKEELAREAGADHVLRYEGFAARVREITGGTGADVVYDGVGKDTFDGSLEALRIRGTLVLFGAASGPVPPVDPQRLNAGGSLFLTRPTMGHYLQDAAERRWRSGEIFAAAADGALKVRVGGRYPLSQAEQAHRDLEGRRTTGKVVLVP; this is encoded by the coding sequence ATGACGCACGCAATCGTCGCACGCCAGGCAGGCGGACCGGAAGTACTGGAGTACACGGAGGTTGACCGGCCGGTCCCCGGCCCCGGACAGTTGCTGGTCAAGGTCGGAGCGGCCGGGGTCAACTTCATTGATACCTACAAGCGCGGCGGTGTCTACAAGGTCCAGTACCCCTTCATCCCCGGCTCCGAAGCTGCCGGCACAGTGGAGGCGGTGGGCGACGGGGTGACCGCGTTCACCGCCGGTGACCGCGTGGCCACGGCGGAGGGCATTAACTGTTACGCGGACTATGCGCTGGTGGACGAGGACGCCGCACTCCCGGTACCGGCCGGTCTGGATGACTTCACCGCAGCAGCCCTCCCCCTGCAGGGCATGACGGCGCATTACCTGATGAACTCCACCTTCAAGGTGGAACCGGGCCACACCGTCCTGCTGCACGCCGGGGCCGGCGGTGTGGGGCTGCTCCTCATCCAGCTGCTGAAGGCCCGCGGCGCCCAGGTCATCACCACCGTGTCCACCGACGAAAAGGAAGAGCTGGCCCGTGAGGCAGGCGCTGACCACGTGCTGCGGTACGAGGGCTTTGCGGCGCGGGTCCGGGAGATTACCGGCGGCACCGGCGCGGACGTGGTGTACGACGGCGTTGGCAAGGATACGTTCGACGGCTCACTGGAGGCCCTTCGGATCCGCGGAACCCTGGTGCTCTTCGGCGCCGCGTCCGGCCCTGTGCCGCCGGTGGATCCGCAGCGCCTCAATGCCGGCGGCTCGCTGTTCCTGACCCGGCCCACCATGGGGCACTACCTCCAGGATGCCGCCGAGCGGCGGTGGCGCTCGGGCGAAATTTTCGCAGCCGCGGCTGATGGCGCCCTCAAGGTCCGCGTCGGCGGGCGCTATCCGCTGTCCCAGGCAGAGCAGGCGCACCGGGACCTCGAAGGCCGCCGCACCACTGGCAAGGTGGTGCTGGTTCCCTGA
- a CDS encoding 4'-phosphopantetheinyl transferase family protein produces the protein MTPQLVVRAVPPFSLAGDAAGLMQDSEGLLDGAELHRARAMEPAAGHRFLASRLAQRRFAADLLGVAETSLDACYSCPQCGAGADLSHGRPGYSYRGTRLPLALSLSRAAGWTLLAAVPDAGPDVRLGVDIEDPAHTGFSGFAVLALTTAEHRDIRSVQPEGRLAAQAKLWARKEAWLKMTGEGLRTAPSSLDVRGLPGLRDLTPAETGLPAQLAAAVALSVTPGRIQAAPERGISLPEAAAEAPHTATGAATLRCRWRWHGPRP, from the coding sequence ATGACTCCACAGCTTGTGGTTCGCGCCGTCCCGCCCTTTTCGCTTGCCGGTGACGCCGCCGGGCTGATGCAGGACTCGGAAGGGCTCCTGGACGGCGCCGAGCTGCACCGCGCCCGCGCCATGGAGCCCGCGGCGGGCCACCGGTTCCTGGCCTCCCGCCTGGCCCAGCGCCGGTTCGCCGCTGACCTGCTGGGCGTGGCCGAAACCAGCCTGGACGCCTGCTACAGCTGCCCGCAGTGCGGCGCCGGCGCGGACCTCAGCCACGGCAGGCCCGGCTACTCCTACCGGGGCACCCGGCTGCCGCTGGCCCTGAGTCTCTCCCGGGCCGCCGGCTGGACCCTGTTGGCGGCCGTCCCGGACGCAGGGCCGGACGTGCGTCTCGGCGTGGACATTGAGGACCCGGCCCATACCGGCTTCAGTGGATTTGCCGTGCTGGCGCTGACCACCGCCGAACACCGGGACATTCGGAGCGTGCAGCCGGAAGGGCGGCTGGCCGCCCAGGCGAAACTGTGGGCCCGGAAGGAAGCATGGCTGAAGATGACCGGCGAGGGGCTCCGTACAGCGCCCTCGTCCCTGGACGTGCGCGGACTGCCGGGCCTGAGGGACCTTACCCCCGCGGAAACCGGGCTGCCCGCGCAGCTGGCGGCCGCCGTCGCGCTTTCCGTTACGCCCGGACGCATCCAGGCAGCACCGGAACGGGGCATCAGCCTGCCGGAAGCGGCGGCAGAAGCTCCTCATACAGCCACGGGTGCAGCAACGCTTCGGTGTCGATGGCGGTGGCACGGTCCACGGCCATGA
- the argC gene encoding N-acetyl-gamma-glutamyl-phosphate reductase: MTISVAVSGASGYAGGEVLRILAGHPDVTIGAITAHSNAGSRLGELQPHLHGLASRILEDTTVENLSGHDVVFLALPHGASAEIAAQLPEGTVVIDAGADHRLEDPAAWEKFYGSAHAGTWPYGLPELPGQREALKGATRIAVPGCYPTSALLALTPGFAANLLEPDDVVIVSASGTSGAGKAAKVNLIGAEVMGSMSPYGVGGAHRHTPEIEQGLSNAAGEQVTVSFTPTLAPMSRGILTTATAKVKAGTTAEQLRQAWADAYDDEPFVHLLPEGQWPGTKSVQGSNHAAMQVAFDPHTGRVIVTCVIDNLTKGTAGGAVQSMNIALGLPETAGLNLQGVAP, translated from the coding sequence ATGACTATTTCTGTTGCAGTGTCGGGCGCCAGCGGCTACGCGGGCGGGGAAGTGCTCCGCATCCTTGCCGGACACCCGGACGTCACGATCGGTGCCATCACCGCCCACAGCAACGCCGGGTCGCGGCTCGGGGAGCTGCAGCCGCACCTGCACGGGCTGGCCAGCCGCATCCTTGAGGACACCACGGTGGAGAACCTCTCCGGCCACGACGTCGTCTTCCTTGCCCTGCCGCACGGCGCATCCGCCGAGATCGCCGCGCAGCTGCCGGAAGGCACCGTGGTGATCGACGCCGGCGCAGACCACCGCCTCGAAGACCCCGCAGCCTGGGAGAAGTTCTACGGCTCGGCCCACGCCGGCACTTGGCCCTACGGCCTTCCCGAACTTCCCGGCCAGCGCGAGGCCCTCAAAGGCGCCACCCGCATCGCCGTGCCGGGCTGCTACCCCACGTCCGCGCTGCTCGCCCTGACACCGGGGTTCGCCGCAAACCTCCTGGAGCCCGACGACGTCGTCATCGTTTCCGCGTCCGGCACCTCCGGCGCGGGCAAGGCCGCCAAGGTTAATCTGATCGGCGCCGAAGTCATGGGCTCCATGAGCCCCTACGGCGTTGGCGGCGCCCACCGGCACACACCGGAGATCGAGCAGGGCCTGTCCAACGCAGCAGGGGAGCAGGTCACCGTTTCCTTCACGCCCACCCTGGCCCCGATGAGCCGCGGCATCCTCACCACCGCCACCGCGAAGGTGAAGGCAGGCACTACCGCAGAGCAGCTGCGGCAGGCCTGGGCTGACGCCTACGACGACGAGCCGTTCGTCCATCTCCTGCCCGAAGGCCAGTGGCCCGGCACGAAGTCCGTCCAGGGCTCCAACCACGCAGCCATGCAGGTGGCCTTCGACCCCCACACCGGCCGGGTCATCGTCACCTGCGTGATCGACAACCTCACCAAGGGCACTGCCGGCGGCGCCGTGCAGTCCATGAACATCGCACTCGGCCTGCCGGAAACCGCCGGCCTCAACCTGCAGGGAGTAGCCCCGTGA
- a CDS encoding Pls/PosA family non-ribosomal peptide synthetase, with protein sequence MPAGASTPGSAQPAGAHAPQFQGSPAAPPVRTLIDILQDSAARFPDASALDDGRVSLSYAQLMDEVRSAGRRLHQAGLGAGDRIGVRIPSGTNELYVAILAVLLVGAAYVPVDADDPDERARLVFDEAKVAAVMEGGQVIRPGTAGGRRTGPFAGARPPVPDDDAWIIFTSGSTGTPKGVAVQHRSAAAFVDAEARIFLHGDPLGPQDRVLAGLSVAFDASCEEMWLAWRHGACLVPAPRALVRTGMDLGPWLINHGITAVSTVPTLAALWPAESLENVRLLIFGGEACPPELAERLAVEGREVWNTYGPTEATVVACAAPLNGSGPVRIGLPLDGWDLAVVDDHGIPVAEGGTGELIIGGVGLARYLDPAKDAEKYAPMAILGWDRAYRSGDLVRFEQAGLIFQGRADEQVKLGGRRIELGEIDSAMQSLPGVAGAAAAVQTTAAGNQILVGYLAPVAGEGLDLAEARRHLAGSLPAALVPLLTVVDSLPTKTSGKVDRHALPWPLAGAGAAEADAAPLNLPEDATWIVEQWSSILGSPVTSLDADFFAYGGGSLSAAQLVSALRARYPTITVADIYATPRVGALVELARQSQPDGSFGPAPIRTVQPTALKSQVFQTLMGVPLHILVGMRWLTYLMAANNLLAGAAGFAAAPTVSWWWVAASWLVFVSPAGRMLLAVAAARILLRGVRPGTYPRSGRVHLRLWLAEQIQDLAGAISLASAPWVPYYARALGAKIGRDVQLHSLPPVTGLLTLGRGANVEPEVDLSGWWIDGDHVHIGAVRIGAGASVGARSTLMPGTSIGAGAQVDAGSAVSGKVKAGQLVAGSPARRQGKARHSAPEAPVLGPVAAKAWFGGFALASAVLTLIPFVSAAAAAWVAYLFIQGGTSLSGALPRLLLALAPAALTWFAANTLLILAATRLLSVGITEGYHRVRSRVGWQIWATERVLDLARDLLFPIYASLFTPVWLRLLGAKIGKNVEASTVLLIPKMTTVGEGAFLADDTMVASYELDGGWLRVAPAKIGKRSFLGNSGMTAAGRNVPKNSLVAVLSATPAKAKSGTSWLGSPPVRLRRTAIASDDTRTFQPPLKLKVARTLWELCRFLPVMLTVAIAGAAMLVFDWLAATFNYGVAALLSGVVMLLAGFVAAFSAVAAKWILVGRIRAGEHPLWSSFIWRNEVVDSFIELVSAPWFARAASGTPALVWWLRALGAKIGTGTWCESYWLPEADLVTLGRNATVNRGCVVQTHLFHDRVMSIDAVTLEDGATMGPHGVILPQASVGAGGTVGPASLVMRGESVPAATYWMGNPVSPWNGPPTPSA encoded by the coding sequence CTGCCTGCAGGGGCTTCAACTCCGGGTTCGGCGCAACCTGCGGGCGCGCACGCACCGCAGTTCCAAGGGTCTCCGGCCGCCCCGCCCGTCCGGACGCTGATTGATATCCTCCAGGACTCCGCCGCCCGTTTCCCCGACGCCTCGGCGCTCGACGACGGCCGTGTGTCCCTCAGTTACGCCCAGCTCATGGACGAAGTACGGTCTGCCGGCCGCCGCCTCCACCAGGCTGGCCTCGGTGCCGGCGACCGGATCGGCGTGCGGATTCCTTCAGGCACCAACGAGTTGTATGTGGCGATCCTGGCCGTCCTGCTGGTGGGCGCGGCCTACGTCCCCGTTGACGCGGACGATCCCGACGAACGGGCCCGGCTGGTTTTTGACGAGGCCAAGGTCGCCGCCGTCATGGAAGGCGGGCAGGTGATCAGGCCCGGCACGGCGGGAGGCCGCCGCACAGGGCCCTTTGCGGGCGCCCGCCCACCTGTGCCGGATGACGATGCCTGGATCATCTTCACGTCCGGCTCCACAGGGACACCCAAGGGCGTGGCGGTCCAGCACCGCTCGGCCGCCGCGTTCGTGGACGCGGAGGCGAGGATTTTCCTGCACGGCGATCCCTTGGGACCCCAGGACCGGGTGTTGGCCGGGCTCTCCGTGGCCTTCGACGCTTCGTGCGAAGAAATGTGGCTCGCCTGGCGGCACGGTGCCTGCCTTGTCCCCGCACCGCGTGCCTTGGTCCGTACGGGCATGGACCTTGGCCCCTGGCTGATCAACCACGGCATCACCGCCGTGTCCACCGTGCCCACCCTCGCGGCACTCTGGCCGGCCGAATCCCTGGAAAACGTCCGCCTGCTCATCTTCGGCGGTGAGGCCTGCCCGCCCGAACTGGCGGAGCGACTGGCCGTGGAAGGCCGCGAGGTCTGGAATACCTACGGTCCCACCGAAGCGACAGTGGTGGCCTGCGCGGCCCCCCTCAACGGTTCCGGCCCGGTACGGATTGGCCTGCCCCTGGATGGCTGGGACCTCGCTGTCGTGGACGACCACGGCATTCCTGTGGCCGAAGGCGGGACGGGTGAGCTGATCATCGGCGGCGTCGGGCTGGCCCGGTACCTTGACCCTGCCAAAGACGCCGAAAAGTACGCTCCCATGGCCATCCTGGGCTGGGACCGCGCCTACCGCTCCGGCGACCTTGTCCGCTTCGAGCAGGCAGGCCTCATATTCCAGGGCCGCGCCGACGAGCAGGTCAAACTGGGCGGCCGCCGGATTGAACTGGGCGAAATCGACTCCGCCATGCAGTCGCTGCCCGGCGTTGCCGGCGCGGCCGCCGCGGTGCAGACGACGGCGGCCGGCAACCAGATCCTGGTGGGCTACCTGGCACCTGTTGCCGGGGAAGGCCTGGACCTGGCTGAGGCACGCAGGCACCTGGCAGGAAGCCTGCCGGCTGCGCTGGTGCCCCTCCTGACGGTGGTGGATTCGCTGCCCACCAAGACCAGCGGCAAGGTGGACAGGCACGCGCTGCCCTGGCCGCTCGCCGGTGCAGGTGCGGCAGAGGCGGATGCTGCTCCCCTAAACCTCCCCGAGGACGCCACCTGGATCGTGGAGCAATGGAGCAGCATCCTGGGCAGTCCGGTGACATCGCTCGACGCGGACTTCTTCGCGTACGGCGGCGGATCCCTGTCCGCGGCGCAACTGGTGTCCGCCCTCCGGGCCCGCTACCCCACCATCACCGTTGCCGACATCTACGCCACACCCCGGGTGGGAGCGCTGGTGGAGCTGGCACGGCAATCACAGCCCGATGGGTCCTTCGGCCCGGCACCGATCCGCACCGTGCAGCCCACCGCACTCAAATCCCAGGTGTTCCAGACGCTGATGGGAGTTCCCCTGCACATCCTGGTGGGCATGCGCTGGCTGACCTACCTGATGGCAGCCAACAACCTGCTGGCGGGCGCTGCCGGGTTCGCCGCAGCTCCCACCGTTTCATGGTGGTGGGTGGCAGCTTCGTGGCTGGTGTTCGTCAGCCCGGCGGGTCGGATGCTGCTGGCGGTGGCCGCCGCACGGATCCTCCTGCGCGGCGTGCGGCCCGGCACATATCCACGCTCCGGCCGGGTGCACCTCCGGCTCTGGCTGGCAGAGCAGATCCAGGACCTGGCAGGCGCCATCAGCCTGGCCAGCGCACCGTGGGTGCCCTACTACGCCCGGGCCCTCGGCGCGAAGATTGGCCGGGACGTCCAGCTGCACTCGCTGCCGCCGGTGACCGGGCTGCTGACGCTGGGCCGTGGCGCCAATGTGGAGCCGGAGGTGGATCTGTCCGGGTGGTGGATCGACGGTGACCATGTCCACATTGGCGCCGTCCGCATCGGCGCCGGCGCCTCGGTAGGCGCCCGCAGCACGCTGATGCCCGGAACGTCCATCGGCGCAGGAGCGCAGGTTGACGCGGGCTCGGCGGTCTCCGGGAAGGTCAAGGCCGGGCAGCTGGTGGCCGGGTCACCTGCCCGCCGGCAGGGCAAAGCCAGGCATTCCGCTCCTGAAGCACCCGTCCTGGGCCCCGTGGCTGCCAAGGCCTGGTTCGGCGGATTCGCGCTGGCCTCGGCAGTACTGACCCTGATCCCCTTCGTGTCCGCAGCGGCGGCCGCCTGGGTGGCCTACCTGTTCATCCAGGGCGGCACCTCCCTGAGCGGCGCACTGCCCCGGCTCCTGCTGGCCCTCGCGCCCGCCGCGCTCACCTGGTTCGCCGCCAACACCCTCCTCATCCTGGCCGCAACCCGGCTCCTCAGCGTCGGCATCACCGAGGGCTACCACCGGGTACGCAGCCGGGTGGGCTGGCAGATCTGGGCCACCGAACGCGTCCTCGACCTTGCCCGGGACCTGCTGTTCCCCATCTACGCCAGCCTCTTCACGCCTGTGTGGCTGCGCCTCCTGGGAGCAAAAATCGGCAAGAACGTGGAAGCCTCCACGGTGCTGCTGATCCCCAAGATGACCACCGTGGGGGAAGGTGCCTTCCTGGCGGACGACACCATGGTGGCCTCCTACGAGCTGGACGGCGGGTGGCTTCGCGTGGCCCCGGCCAAGATCGGCAAACGGTCCTTCCTGGGCAACTCCGGCATGACAGCAGCGGGCCGGAACGTTCCCAAGAACTCGCTGGTCGCTGTCCTCTCCGCAACGCCGGCCAAGGCCAAGTCCGGCACGTCCTGGCTGGGCAGTCCGCCGGTCCGCCTCCGCCGCACAGCCATCGCCTCCGACGACACCCGCACCTTCCAGCCCCCGCTGAAGCTTAAGGTGGCCAGGACGCTGTGGGAGCTCTGCAGGTTCCTGCCCGTTATGCTCACGGTGGCTATTGCCGGCGCCGCCATGCTGGTCTTCGACTGGTTGGCCGCCACCTTCAACTACGGGGTGGCAGCCCTGCTCAGCGGCGTGGTCATGCTGCTGGCCGGTTTCGTGGCGGCGTTCTCCGCCGTCGCTGCCAAGTGGATCCTGGTGGGACGGATCCGGGCCGGCGAGCACCCCCTTTGGAGCTCGTTCATCTGGCGCAACGAAGTGGTGGACAGCTTCATCGAGCTTGTCAGTGCACCGTGGTTCGCCCGGGCCGCGTCCGGCACCCCGGCGCTGGTCTGGTGGCTTCGTGCCCTCGGGGCCAAGATCGGGACGGGCACCTGGTGTGAAAGCTACTGGCTGCCCGAAGCGGACCTGGTGACCCTCGGCCGTAACGCCACCGTCAACCGGGGCTGCGTGGTGCAGACGCACCTGTTCCACGACAGGGTGATGAGCATTGACGCTGTTACCCTCGAAGACGGGGCCACCATGGGCCCGCACGGGGTTATCCTGCCCCAGGCCAGCGTGGGTGCCGGCGGAACGGTGGGCCCTGCGTCCCTGGTGATGCGCGGCGAGTCCGTCCCGGCCGCCACGTATTGGATGGGCAACCCTGTCAGTCCGTGGAACGGCCCTCCAACACCGTCTGCCTAG
- a CDS encoding M1 family metallopeptidase: MSSPASAARGSVAASSGAAPDPYMPGAGTNAYRVERYELDLDYRVASNRLNGRAVLHGVACVPTSAIVLDLVGLRASKVQLNGRAVRFSQRAEQLVVSTPAPLQADVPFTLDVRYGGSPSPRRGLWGEVGWEELTDGVLVAGQPNGAPSWFPCNDHPRDKASYRFTVTTDANYRAVCNGVLQARTIRSSRETWVYEQAESMPAYLATVQIGRYALLELDAGRSAPQVPQHVAVSPALADQARAGLALQPAMMRTFSSCFGPYPFAGHTVVVTEDELEIPLEAQGLSILGPNHLAADWESQRLIAHELSHQWFGNSLTAAGWQDIWLHEGFACYAEWIWSEEAGVMPVAARAGAAWRGLKADAQDLLVGDPGPQHMFDDRVYKRGALAVHAVRMAVGDLAFFALLQEWTATHRHGSVSTHDFIMAVDRATAIDTEALLHPWLYEELLPPLPAG; the protein is encoded by the coding sequence ATGAGTTCTCCAGCATCAGCCGCCCGCGGCAGCGTGGCCGCGTCCAGCGGTGCTGCCCCCGATCCCTATATGCCCGGCGCCGGCACCAACGCCTACCGGGTGGAACGCTACGAACTGGACCTGGACTACCGCGTGGCCAGCAACCGCCTGAACGGCAGGGCGGTGCTGCACGGCGTCGCCTGCGTGCCGACGTCGGCCATTGTCCTTGACCTGGTGGGGCTCCGCGCCTCCAAGGTCCAGCTCAATGGCAGGGCAGTGCGGTTCAGCCAGCGCGCCGAGCAGCTGGTGGTCTCAACCCCGGCTCCCCTCCAGGCGGACGTGCCCTTCACCCTCGATGTCCGGTACGGGGGCAGCCCCTCGCCCCGGCGCGGCCTGTGGGGCGAAGTGGGCTGGGAAGAACTGACCGACGGCGTGCTGGTGGCCGGGCAGCCCAACGGCGCGCCATCCTGGTTTCCGTGCAACGACCATCCCCGCGACAAGGCCAGCTACAGGTTCACGGTGACCACGGACGCGAACTACCGTGCCGTCTGCAACGGGGTGCTGCAGGCCCGCACCATCCGGTCCAGCCGGGAAACCTGGGTGTACGAGCAGGCTGAGTCGATGCCCGCGTACCTTGCCACCGTGCAGATCGGCCGCTACGCCCTGCTGGAACTGGATGCCGGGCGTTCAGCACCGCAGGTGCCGCAGCACGTCGCAGTCTCCCCCGCCCTCGCCGACCAGGCACGCGCCGGGCTGGCGCTGCAGCCGGCCATGATGCGGACGTTCAGCAGCTGCTTTGGGCCCTATCCGTTCGCCGGCCACACAGTGGTGGTCACGGAGGACGAGCTCGAGATCCCGCTTGAAGCCCAGGGGCTGTCCATCCTGGGCCCCAACCACCTGGCCGCGGACTGGGAGTCGCAGCGGCTGATCGCCCACGAGCTCTCGCACCAGTGGTTCGGAAACTCCCTGACCGCCGCCGGCTGGCAGGACATCTGGCTGCACGAGGGCTTCGCCTGCTATGCCGAATGGATCTGGTCCGAGGAAGCCGGCGTGATGCCAGTCGCTGCCCGGGCGGGCGCCGCGTGGCGGGGACTGAAGGCCGATGCGCAGGACCTCCTGGTGGGCGACCCGGGGCCGCAGCACATGTTCGATGACCGGGTTTACAAGAGGGGCGCCCTGGCGGTGCACGCCGTCCGCATGGCAGTGGGTGACCTGGCGTTCTTTGCGCTGCTGCAGGAGTGGACCGCCACCCACCGGCACGGCTCGGTCAGCACCCATGACTTCATCATGGCCGTGGACCGTGCCACCGCCATCGACACCGAAGCGTTGCTGCACCCGTGGCTGTATGAGGAGCTTCTGCCGCCGCTTCCGGCAGGCTGA
- the argJ gene encoding bifunctional glutamate N-acetyltransferase/amino-acid acetyltransferase ArgJ — translation MTITAPQGFRAAGVTAGLKASGNPDLALVVNDGPSKAAAAVFTSNRVAAAPVHWSRQVVSDGRVDAVILNSGGANACTGPTGFQNTHSTAEKVADVLGISATDVFVCSTGLIGEQLPMDKILPGVEAAAAALSADGGPDAGTAIMTTDSVPKSALFIGTDADGQEFTIGGIAKGAGMLAPGLATMLVVLTTDAAVEPEMLDVVLRDATRVTFDRADSDGCMSTNDTVVLLASGASGAVPAAEAFGAGLTQVCAELARKLIGDAEGASHDIAIRTFNAASEADAETVSRSVARSNLFKAAIFGKDPNWGRVLSAVGTTDAVFEADKLNVAMNGIQICRNGSIGDDRGLVDLEPREVLVEIDLQAGDAEATIWTNDLTHDYVHENSAYSS, via the coding sequence GTGACCATCACCGCACCCCAGGGATTCCGCGCCGCCGGCGTCACCGCCGGGCTGAAGGCCTCCGGAAACCCGGACCTCGCCCTGGTGGTCAACGACGGACCGTCCAAGGCCGCAGCCGCAGTCTTCACCAGCAACCGGGTGGCAGCGGCCCCCGTCCACTGGTCCCGCCAGGTCGTATCCGACGGCCGCGTGGACGCCGTCATCCTGAACTCCGGTGGCGCCAACGCCTGCACCGGACCCACCGGGTTCCAGAACACCCACAGCACCGCCGAGAAAGTGGCCGACGTGCTGGGCATCTCGGCCACCGACGTCTTCGTCTGCTCCACCGGCCTGATTGGCGAGCAGCTTCCCATGGACAAGATCCTTCCCGGTGTCGAGGCCGCGGCTGCTGCCCTCAGCGCCGACGGCGGCCCGGACGCCGGCACGGCCATCATGACCACGGACAGCGTCCCCAAGTCCGCGCTGTTCATCGGCACCGACGCGGACGGCCAGGAATTCACCATCGGCGGGATCGCCAAGGGGGCCGGCATGCTGGCTCCGGGGCTGGCCACGATGCTGGTGGTCCTCACCACGGATGCCGCCGTTGAACCCGAAATGCTCGACGTCGTCCTCCGCGACGCCACCCGCGTCACCTTTGACCGCGCCGACTCCGACGGCTGCATGTCCACGAACGACACCGTGGTCCTGCTCGCCTCGGGCGCCTCCGGTGCGGTGCCGGCAGCGGAGGCGTTTGGTGCCGGCCTGACGCAGGTCTGCGCCGAGCTCGCCCGCAAGCTGATCGGCGACGCCGAAGGCGCCAGCCACGACATCGCCATCCGGACGTTCAACGCCGCCAGCGAAGCGGACGCTGAAACAGTCAGCCGTTCCGTGGCCCGGTCCAACCTGTTCAAGGCTGCCATTTTCGGCAAGGATCCGAACTGGGGCCGCGTGCTGTCCGCCGTTGGCACCACAGACGCCGTCTTCGAAGCAGACAAGCTCAACGTGGCCATGAACGGCATCCAGATCTGCCGCAACGGCAGCATCGGTGACGACCGGGGCCTCGTGGACCTGGAACCGCGTGAAGTCCTGGTGGAAATCGATCTGCAGGCCGGCGATGCCGAGGCAACCATCTGGACCAACGACCTCACCCACGACTACGTGCACGAAAACAGCGCCTACTCAAGCTAG
- the argB gene encoding acetylglutamate kinase yields the protein MNTQTRENTSMSDAQDKAATLIEALPWIQRFAGTTMVIKYGGNAMVNDELRRAFAEDIVFLHHVGIHPVVVHGGGPQINAMLGRLGIESEFKGGLRVTTPEAMDVVRMVLTGQVGRELVGLINSHGPYAVGMSGEDGGLLRAVRTGTVVDGEDVDLGLVGEVVGVDPAGIVDILDAGRIPVISTVAPEIVDGGDGVPGAARFQPTGQVLNVNADTAAAAVASALGASKLVILTDVEGLYANWPDKSSLISSLTATELRGMLPSLESGMIPKMAACLKAIDEGVERAHIVDGRLPHSMLLETFTTAGIGTQVVPDEETNA from the coding sequence ATGAACACCCAGACGCGTGAGAACACCAGCATGTCCGACGCCCAGGACAAGGCTGCAACCCTTATCGAGGCCCTGCCCTGGATCCAGCGGTTCGCCGGAACCACCATGGTGATCAAGTACGGCGGCAACGCCATGGTCAACGATGAACTCCGCCGGGCCTTCGCCGAGGACATCGTGTTCCTGCACCATGTCGGCATCCACCCCGTGGTGGTCCATGGCGGCGGCCCGCAGATCAACGCCATGCTGGGCCGGCTGGGCATCGAATCCGAATTCAAGGGCGGCCTCCGCGTCACCACACCGGAAGCCATGGACGTGGTCCGCATGGTCCTCACCGGCCAGGTGGGCAGGGAACTCGTGGGTCTCATCAACTCCCATGGCCCCTACGCGGTGGGCATGTCCGGCGAAGACGGCGGGCTGCTGCGCGCCGTCCGCACCGGGACCGTGGTGGACGGCGAGGACGTGGACCTCGGGCTGGTAGGCGAGGTGGTCGGCGTCGACCCCGCAGGCATCGTGGACATCCTCGACGCCGGACGCATCCCGGTCATCTCCACCGTTGCCCCGGAAATCGTCGACGGCGGTGACGGCGTTCCCGGCGCCGCGCGCTTCCAGCCCACCGGCCAGGTCCTGAACGTCAACGCGGACACCGCAGCCGCGGCGGTGGCGTCCGCCCTGGGCGCCTCGAAGCTGGTGATCCTGACCGACGTCGAAGGCCTCTACGCCAACTGGCCGGACAAGTCCTCGCTGATCTCCTCGCTCACAGCGACCGAACTGCGGGGCATGCTGCCCAGCCTCGAATCGGGCATGATTCCCAAGATGGCCGCCTGCCTCAAGGCCATCGACGAGGGCGTGGAGCGGGCACACATCGTGGACGGTCGGTTGCCCCACTCAATGCTTCTGGAAACTTTCACCACCGCGGGCATCGGCACCCAGGTAGTCCCGGACGAGGAGACAAACGCATGA